The window TGTGATTCTTTCACTAAATTTGTAATATCCAAAACAGCACTTTGAGGTTCGTCGCATTTTTGCAAATAAATGAGATACTCAATATTGCCTTCCGGCCCTTTGACCGGTGAAAATGTCAGGCCTAAAATTGAAAAACCATGTTCCAACACAAAACCTGCAATTTTCTCAATCACTTCGACATGAATGGATTGTTCGCGAACCACGCCTTTTTTACCGACTTTACCCCGCCCCGCTTCAAACTGAGGTTTTATAAGACAAACAGCCTGCGCGTTTTCCGACATAAAATTCCTTGCGACGGGAAAGACAAGACAAAGTGAAATAAAAGAAACGTCAACACTAAAAAAGTCTACGTCATCCGGTACCTGCTCCCTCGTAATGTAACGTATATTGGTTCGTTCCAGATTCACCACCCTCGGATCTGTCCGCAATTTCCATGCGAGCTGTCCGTAACCAACATCAATGGAATAGACTTTTCTTGCACCGTTTTGCAGCATGCAATCGGTAAAACCCCCAGTTGAAGCCCCAATATCCATTGTAATTTTATCTTTCAGTTCAATTGGAAAGACCGACATTGCTTTTTCAAGCTTCAGACCGCCGCGGCTTACATAAGGCATTGTTTCTCCGCGGATTTCGATGTTTGTATCTGTCGGAAGCATGGTACCAGGTTTATCCGACTTCTGGTTATCAACATATATATTGCCCATCATGACCATTGCTTTAGCCTTTTCCCTGCTTTCAGCAAGTCCACGGTCAAACAACAGACAATCGAGTCGCTTTTTCTCTATCACTTTTTGCACTCCGTCATTATCATATTTACCATTCCCTTGTCATCCAGCCCAAGGGCGTTCAGCGATTGCA of the uncultured Caproiciproducens sp. genome contains:
- a CDS encoding TlyA family RNA methyltransferase, with product MIEKKRLDCLLFDRGLAESREKAKAMVMMGNIYVDNQKSDKPGTMLPTDTNIEIRGETMPYVSRGGLKLEKAMSVFPIELKDKITMDIGASTGGFTDCMLQNGARKVYSIDVGYGQLAWKLRTDPRVVNLERTNIRYITREQVPDDVDFFSVDVSFISLCLVFPVARNFMSENAQAVCLIKPQFEAGRGKVGKKGVVREQSIHVEVIEKIAGFVLEHGFSILGLTFSPVKGPEGNIEYLIYLQKCDEPQSAVLDITNLVKESHNQLNGGE